The segment ATGGAAGCGGCTACGTCTTCAATACTGCTGCCTTCTGCATATTCCCGGACCGAGCCGTCCGGCAGCTTGATGCTGATTGCCATGCTACATTCCTCCAACATAAAAGTGGTGTATTTTCGCTCCGTCACCGGAGCCGGATATTTTCACGTCTGAACGCCATCACTTTTTGCAGGACAATATAAAAAGCACCCGTCCCGCAAAGGGACGAGTGCTACACTCGTGGTTCCACCCTAATTCGATCCCGCCGCGCAGCCTGCCATCGAGGTCATGGTTGCTTGGAAGAATCCTTCATTGGCATGAGGTAACGGTCATGATCCGGCGAAGCCTACTGGTCTCTTCAGGACTAGCCTTGGAGCTTGGTTCGACGACGCAGCTACAAAGGGGTAAATCTGCAGGTTCACCGGAGGAAATTGCAGCCTGGTTTCCTCTCTCTGAAGCGGTGCTGTCTTCTGAACAGATTCATGTCTTTGTCGGTGCTTTTCTAACGTAAACGTGAATTATCAGTTATTATAATCCCGTCCGGCGTGCAGCGTCAAGCCTATGTGATTCAGCCCCTCGATAAACGGAGTGCACTCCTGACAGCTGTAGCAGACCTCAGCCCGATGATCAAAAATCTGAAGCAGTGTCCCGATGACCGGTAATCCCGGCTGGCGGGTATGAATGATAAGCCTTGCCGGCGCCGCCGAAATCAGCGTGCTGACGACCATATCCTCGACTTCCATCTCCTGATCGAGCCTTTCCATGACGAGACCCTCCTGCTTGCCGGCCTCAATCGGCTTCAGACTTCCGTCGAGCAGAAGCAGATCTTCTCCGCCCCGATGAATCACATGAACCAGCGGAGTCAGCGGCTCTTGAAAATAGACGAAATATTTGAGCAGGCTAATAAATTCTTCATATTGCTGGTCCAGCATATACTCATCCACCGCATACTCGGCCAACTCCCGCAGCTCCTGCTCATAATCGCGAAGCCGGAACGCCAGCAGCCCATCGAGATTCAGCTCGGCGCTTTCGGCAAGGCACTGCCGTATGGTGCGGTCCAGCTTTTGCCGGCGCCGCCGGGCGAATTCCGCCGAGGTGCCCTCATCCTTTTCCAGCAGCTGCAGAAAGCAACGGAGCACCTGCTCCAGCTCCTCGCCATCCTGAAACTCAAACTCCTCCTGCAGCAGTCTTGCCGCAATCTCCTGCTCCTTCTGCTTGGCAATGTACGCGGTGACGGCCTCCGATATTTCAGCCCGCAGCAGCTCCCCGCTCATGCCCCAGGATGTCAGCGGCAATTTACCGGAGCAGGTCCAGATGACCCGGTTCTGACTGGCACTGAATTTGAATTTCAACGGCTTGCACTGCTTATGTAATGCCTTCTGCTTGTCTAGAAAAATGCGGTAAAAGCTTTCTTTCTCCAGCTCGGTGCGCGTGTTGACCGTAATGCTGAACAGCTCCATGGAATCGCTCCTTTCGGGTTCCCTTGTTCAGTATATGGGAAGCCTGATGGGGATATACGGAGCCCGCTTTTGGAAAAGTGTGTTATGTCTCTTCCAAGCATCAAAAAGCCCCCTCAGCCGTAAGGGCCAAAGGGGCATGTCCTGATCCCAAATCAGCAGCCGACATCCTGCAGATTATGGGGTCCGGTCTTAGTTTTGCATGATAAAGTCACGCTCTACAGAGGAATTACCGTCAAATGTACGCAAAATCTCATATCGGGTGTTCCGCTGTGCCGGAATATATCCCGCTTCCCGAATCATCGTCAGAATCGTTTCAATGTTGACCTTGTGTACAGCCCCTGCTGCTGACACTACATTCTCCTCCATCATGGTGCTGCCGAAATCATTGCAGCCGTAGGAGA is part of the Paenibacillus algicola genome and harbors:
- a CDS encoding putative sporulation protein YtxC — its product is MELFSITVNTRTELEKESFYRIFLDKQKALHKQCKPLKFKFSASQNRVIWTCSGKLPLTSWGMSGELLRAEISEAVTAYIAKQKEQEIAARLLQEEFEFQDGEELEQVLRCFLQLLEKDEGTSAEFARRRRQKLDRTIRQCLAESAELNLDGLLAFRLRDYEQELRELAEYAVDEYMLDQQYEEFISLLKYFVYFQEPLTPLVHVIHRGGEDLLLLDGSLKPIEAGKQEGLVMERLDQEMEVEDMVVSTLISAAPARLIIHTRQPGLPVIGTLLQIFDHRAEVCYSCQECTPFIEGLNHIGLTLHAGRDYNN